One genomic segment of Candidatus Krumholzibacteriia bacterium includes these proteins:
- a CDS encoding pitrilysin family protein: protein MQPLSRGAGVPRGSAPGGGHGTAAGDGLQRARLGNGLTVLVLRNPAVPLVTIEMDVKNGAYTETEEFDGLSHLYEHMFFKANARIPDQEAYLRRARELGMEWNGTTSEERVNYFFTLHRRNLRAGLEFMNDAIRTPLFRADEMERERVVVLGEYDRAEADPEFHLHVAVHKRLWHHHYTRKNVIGSREVIATATPEKMRTIQLRYYLPNNSALLVAGDVEFDDVCAQAEVVFGDWTQGPDPFVAHPIPAHPPLEVPSTVVVEKPVQAVTLLRAQHGPSVDEDRVATYAADVLSAITGQRNSRFYRRLVDTGLCASAALGYHTLRYTGPLQVQLRTEPERFQAAHAALLDELQHLGAPDAFTDEELQSAKNQLEVGHIYERERASEHVHTVGYWWAVADLDYHQTYVERVRQVTREDILRTARRYLVDRPAVTGVLLAPEMRAALGPLPGES, encoded by the coding sequence TTGCAACCCCTGTCCCGAGGCGCAGGCGTGCCGCGCGGCAGTGCGCCGGGAGGCGGGCACGGCACGGCGGCGGGGGACGGTCTGCAACGCGCCCGCCTGGGCAACGGTCTCACCGTGCTGGTGCTGCGCAACCCCGCCGTACCCCTCGTCACCATCGAGATGGACGTGAAGAACGGCGCCTATACCGAGACGGAGGAGTTCGACGGCCTGTCGCACCTGTACGAGCACATGTTCTTCAAGGCCAACGCCCGCATCCCGGACCAGGAAGCCTACCTGCGCCGGGCGCGGGAGCTCGGCATGGAGTGGAACGGCACCACCAGCGAGGAGCGGGTGAACTACTTCTTCACCCTGCACCGGCGCAATCTGCGCGCCGGTCTGGAGTTCATGAACGACGCCATCCGCACCCCGCTCTTCCGCGCCGACGAGATGGAGCGGGAGCGGGTCGTCGTCCTCGGGGAATACGACCGGGCCGAAGCGGATCCGGAGTTCCACCTGCACGTGGCGGTGCACAAGCGGCTCTGGCACCACCACTATACACGCAAGAACGTCATCGGCAGCCGCGAGGTGATTGCCACCGCGACGCCGGAGAAGATGCGCACCATCCAGTTGCGCTATTACCTGCCCAACAACAGCGCCCTGCTGGTGGCGGGGGACGTGGAGTTCGACGACGTCTGCGCCCAGGCGGAGGTGGTGTTCGGCGATTGGACGCAGGGACCGGATCCCTTTGTCGCCCATCCCATCCCGGCGCACCCGCCGCTCGAGGTACCGTCCACCGTCGTGGTGGAGAAGCCGGTGCAAGCGGTGACGCTGCTCCGGGCCCAGCACGGTCCCAGCGTGGACGAAGACCGCGTCGCGACCTACGCGGCGGACGTGCTCTCCGCCATCACCGGGCAACGCAACTCCAGATTCTACCGCCGGCTGGTGGACACCGGCCTGTGCGCCAGCGCCGCACTCGGCTATCACACCTTGCGCTATACCGGTCCGCTGCAGGTGCAGCTGCGCACCGAGCCCGAACGCTTCCAGGCGGCGCACGCAGCGCTCCTCGACGAGCTGCAGCACCTCGGCGCGCCCGACGCCTTCACCGACGAGGAGCTGCAGAGCGCCAAGAATCAGCTGGAGGTGGGACACATCTACGAGCGCGAACGCGCCTCGGAGCACGTGCACACCGTCGGTTACTGGTGGGCGGTGGCGGATCTCGACTACCACCAGACCTATGTGGAGCGCGTACGACAGGTGACGCGGGAGGACATCCTGCGCACCGCCCGCCGCTATCTCGTCGACCGTCCCGCGGTGACGGGCGTGCTGCTGGCGCCGGAGATGCGCGCCGCCCTCGGACCCTTGCCGGGGGAATCCTGA
- a CDS encoding lipopolysaccharide biosynthesis protein: MQFERHWRQVSWAVLDKSLPLVFGVGFMLLVVRVLPAGELGLQAIASTLLLTASQLLRFLFLVPLTKVVAEGTEPVRVAATGASLYVLASAGVALGLVAGRELWAGLFAKPALAAVLLPSAVLLAVGSARDAVSATLEGERRLQRLFWLDAAYYAVALGALGFWRWSGVARTATMIQWTQAAAASAGSLLSVVCAWRALAARPGRAQVARLAGFGRYSFATGLGTTVGQQADALLAGALMEPSAVASYHVAKLFFRVFNMLAQAISQVLMSLVSKLHAAGRARDLRVLYEKSVCFLHLALLPVLVLLLLLAPQVYALFYGPRYTDSIPVFRILTASALCLPFASVGSPFLLGLGRLRSLLAITWMGTILGIALAWLWIPHYGPSGAALAVLVAAVFGMVARTVALQRQLGFTLRDVAWRTRDAVAFVRRHLRFS; encoded by the coding sequence GTGCAGTTCGAGCGCCACTGGCGGCAGGTGTCCTGGGCCGTGCTCGACAAGAGCTTGCCGCTCGTCTTCGGCGTTGGCTTCATGCTCCTCGTGGTGCGCGTGCTGCCGGCCGGCGAGCTCGGCTTGCAGGCGATCGCCAGCACTCTCCTCCTCACCGCTTCGCAGCTGCTGCGCTTCCTCTTTCTCGTGCCCCTGACCAAGGTGGTGGCCGAGGGCACCGAACCGGTGCGCGTCGCCGCCACCGGGGCGTCGCTCTACGTCCTGGCCAGCGCTGGCGTGGCGCTCGGTCTCGTCGCCGGGCGTGAACTCTGGGCGGGGCTCTTCGCCAAACCGGCTCTGGCCGCGGTGCTGCTGCCGAGCGCGGTGCTCCTCGCCGTCGGCAGCGCCCGGGACGCGGTGAGCGCGACGCTGGAAGGGGAGAGGCGCCTGCAGCGGCTGTTCTGGCTCGATGCGGCCTACTACGCCGTGGCCCTCGGCGCTCTCGGGTTCTGGCGCTGGTCCGGCGTGGCGCGGACGGCGACCATGATCCAGTGGACCCAGGCCGCCGCCGCCAGCGCCGGCTCGCTCCTGTCTGTCGTCTGCGCCTGGCGTGCCCTCGCCGCGCGGCCCGGCCGCGCCCAGGTGGCGCGGCTCGCCGGTTTCGGGCGCTACTCGTTCGCCACCGGTCTCGGCACCACGGTGGGCCAGCAGGCCGATGCCCTCCTCGCCGGCGCCCTCATGGAGCCCAGCGCGGTGGCCTCGTATCACGTGGCGAAGCTCTTCTTCCGCGTCTTCAACATGCTGGCCCAGGCGATCAGCCAGGTGCTCATGTCGCTGGTGTCGAAGCTGCACGCCGCGGGGCGTGCCCGCGACCTGCGCGTGCTCTACGAAAAGAGCGTCTGCTTCCTGCACCTGGCTCTGCTGCCGGTGCTGGTCTTGTTGCTCCTGCTGGCGCCGCAGGTGTATGCCCTCTTCTACGGCCCGCGCTACACCGACAGCATCCCGGTGTTCCGGATCCTCACCGCGAGCGCGCTCTGCTTGCCCTTCGCCAGCGTGGGCAGTCCGTTTCTGTTGGGGTTGGGACGGCTGCGGAGCCTGCTCGCGATCACCTGGATGGGCACGATCCTCGGCATCGCGCTGGCATGGCTCTGGATCCCGCACTACGGGCCGAGCGGCGCCGCCCTGGCGGTGCTGGTCGCCGCCGTCTTCGGCATGGTGGCGCGCACCGTGGCGCTGCAGCGCCAGCTGGGTTTCACCCTGCGCGATGTGGCCTGGCGCACCCGGGATGCGGTGGCGTTCGTACGGCGCCATCTGCGTTTCTCGTGA
- a CDS encoding acyltransferase, producing MTFQNIAPDVKLGRDVKIFSFVNLYGCSIGDGTKVGSFVEIQKNASIGRNCKISSHTFICEGVTIEDDVFIGHNVSFINDKYPRATASGRLQTEADWSVQPTRVCAGASIGTSCTILSNVTIGRNTIIGAGSVVTRDIPDGVVAAGNPCRVLRPLTASE from the coding sequence ATGACCTTCCAGAACATCGCGCCGGACGTGAAGCTGGGCCGGGACGTGAAGATCTTCTCCTTCGTCAACCTCTACGGTTGCAGCATCGGTGACGGCACCAAGGTCGGCTCCTTCGTGGAGATCCAGAAGAACGCGAGCATCGGTCGCAACTGCAAGATCTCGAGCCACACCTTCATCTGCGAAGGCGTCACCATCGAGGACGACGTCTTCATCGGCCACAACGTCTCCTTCATCAACGACAAGTATCCCCGCGCCACCGCCAGCGGCCGTCTGCAGACCGAGGCGGACTGGTCGGTGCAGCCCACCCGGGTGTGCGCCGGCGCCTCCATCGGCACCAGTTGCACCATCCTCTCCAACGTGACCATCGGCCGGAACACCATCATCGGCGCCGGCAGCGTCGTCACCCGCGACATCCCCGACGGCGTCGTCGCCGCCGGCAACCCTTGCCGGGTGCTCCGTCCCTTGACCGCCAGCGAGTAA
- a CDS encoding amidohydrolase family protein encodes MPRLGGPRRAACLALGLLALWGAAAAAFEDRTPRVHALVGARVVTGPGKVLPKATVVVRDGVISAVGDVQPPADARLWDLRGRTVYAGLVEPFFDPEAGKKDSPPPRGRRGADEPARPAPTDASGVRHPNPKVRAEERMAEKLSLDTKTLEDLRRAGFVTAHLVPSQGIFRGQSAVVALRPGVPREQILRADAAQIVAFATGGWEERNRTEYPASLMGAVALVRQTFLDARWAREARKQYDAAQAGMERPQTNLAIDALEAALPPSGSMPVWMLTADVLGTLRCAALAQEFDLHAVLVGNGEEYQQLEQVRATGLPVVLPLQYPAPPAFADADEALDVELDVLRHWNAAPSNAARLHAAGIPFAFTSHDLEKRSDFRARVARAIENGLPEPAALAACTTVPARFVGMEDQLGSIERGKLASFTITDGDLFAEKTHVLEVWVNGDRYEVQEEKPTDFADLAGNWRVLAGSGEKPVKEWRLELVGNEWTLRGKLLDADGREVPLQTLRWQQGELLLQSSAGETLRLRPEKKVLRGTWKQPDGQENALEAKRPEPSQEGGF; translated from the coding sequence ATGCCGCGGCTCGGTGGCCCGAGGCGCGCTGCCTGTCTGGCGCTCGGCCTGCTCGCGCTCTGGGGCGCTGCTGCGGCCGCCTTCGAGGATCGCACTCCACGCGTCCACGCCCTGGTGGGGGCCCGGGTCGTGACGGGCCCGGGGAAGGTGCTCCCGAAAGCCACGGTGGTCGTTCGGGACGGTGTCATCAGCGCCGTGGGCGACGTCCAGCCTCCCGCCGACGCCCGCCTCTGGGATCTGCGCGGGCGGACGGTGTACGCCGGTCTCGTCGAACCCTTCTTCGATCCCGAGGCGGGCAAGAAAGACAGCCCGCCGCCGCGCGGCCGCCGCGGCGCCGACGAACCCGCCCGCCCCGCTCCGACCGACGCGAGCGGCGTGCGGCATCCGAACCCCAAGGTGCGCGCCGAAGAGCGGATGGCGGAGAAGCTCAGTCTCGACACGAAGACGCTAGAGGACTTGCGCCGGGCCGGCTTCGTCACCGCCCACCTCGTCCCCAGCCAGGGAATCTTCCGCGGTCAGAGCGCCGTGGTGGCGCTCCGGCCAGGGGTGCCGCGCGAGCAGATCCTGCGCGCCGATGCGGCGCAGATCGTGGCTTTCGCTACGGGCGGTTGGGAGGAACGCAACCGCACCGAGTATCCCGCTTCGCTCATGGGCGCCGTGGCCCTGGTGCGCCAGACTTTCCTCGATGCCCGCTGGGCGCGGGAAGCGCGGAAGCAGTACGACGCGGCCCAGGCCGGCATGGAGCGACCGCAGACGAACCTCGCCATCGATGCCCTGGAGGCGGCGCTGCCTCCTTCCGGCTCCATGCCGGTGTGGATGCTCACTGCCGACGTGCTCGGCACGCTGCGCTGCGCCGCCCTCGCCCAGGAGTTCGACCTCCACGCCGTCCTGGTGGGGAACGGCGAGGAGTACCAGCAGCTCGAGCAGGTGCGCGCCACCGGACTCCCGGTGGTGTTGCCGCTCCAGTACCCTGCGCCACCCGCTTTCGCCGACGCCGACGAGGCACTGGACGTGGAGCTGGACGTGCTCCGGCATTGGAATGCCGCCCCCAGCAACGCGGCGCGGCTGCACGCTGCCGGCATCCCCTTCGCGTTCACCTCCCATGACCTGGAGAAACGCAGCGATTTCCGCGCCCGCGTCGCTCGCGCCATCGAGAACGGTCTGCCGGAGCCGGCAGCATTGGCCGCTTGTACCACCGTCCCGGCGCGCTTCGTCGGCATGGAGGACCAGCTCGGCAGCATCGAGCGCGGCAAGCTCGCCAGCTTCACCATCACCGATGGCGACCTCTTCGCCGAGAAGACCCATGTACTCGAGGTCTGGGTGAACGGCGATCGCTACGAGGTGCAGGAGGAGAAGCCCACCGACTTCGCGGACCTGGCCGGGAACTGGCGGGTGCTCGCCGGCAGCGGCGAGAAGCCGGTCAAGGAATGGCGTCTCGAGCTCGTGGGCAACGAGTGGACCTTGCGCGGCAAGCTCCTGGATGCGGACGGCCGCGAGGTGCCGCTGCAGACCCTCCGCTGGCAGCAGGGGGAACTGCTGCTGCAGTCGAGCGCCGGCGAGACCTTACGCCTGCGTCCGGAGAAGAAAGTGCTGCGCGGTACCTGGAAGCAGCCGGATGGACAGGAAAACGCGCTGGAGGCCAAGCGCCCCGAGCCGTCGCAGGAAGGAGGCTTCTGA
- a CDS encoding amidohydrolase, which yields MGLSLRGRPSPRVGVGVLALAALAAVAAVASMAVDATAAENAWPPLPEPAPRAVLIRGATVWTCSPQGILENTDLLAVGGKIVRLGKNLQAPADAVVLEASAKHLTPGLIDCHSHSDIVGDVNEFTNSCTAEVRVADVVNSRSIALYRELAGGLTCANQLHGSANAIGGQNAVIKLRWGEPPQGLLFADAPQGIKFALGENPKRANWSTATDRYPKTRMGVEQVIRERFLAALDYERAWQEYEANKSRKGVVPPRRDLQLDALVEILRGRRLVHAHSYRQDEILMLLRLAEEFGFRVATFQHVLEGYKVADELALAGSGASSFSDWWAYKFEVYDAIPYNGSLMAERGVVVSFNSDSSELARRLNWEAAKAVKYGGTSEADALGFVTVNPAKQLGVDARVGSLEVGKDADFVLWNGNPLSTYSLCEQTWIDGRRYFDRARDLQAREAMLQERETLLTKAEAARKKDEAKGKGDWRPSYLESQEHDHSCAAEEVRP from the coding sequence ATGGGCCTGTCGCTTCGTGGGCGCCCGTCGCCTCGCGTCGGTGTCGGCGTCCTGGCGCTCGCAGCGCTTGCGGCTGTCGCCGCCGTGGCCTCCATGGCGGTCGACGCCACGGCCGCCGAGAACGCCTGGCCGCCGCTGCCTGAACCGGCCCCGCGTGCCGTCCTCATCCGCGGCGCCACCGTCTGGACCTGCAGCCCGCAAGGCATCCTGGAGAACACCGACCTTCTCGCCGTGGGCGGCAAGATCGTGCGCCTCGGCAAGAACCTGCAGGCTCCGGCGGATGCCGTCGTGCTCGAGGCGAGCGCGAAACACCTCACCCCTGGCCTCATCGACTGCCACAGCCACTCCGACATCGTGGGCGACGTGAACGAGTTCACCAACTCCTGCACGGCGGAGGTGCGCGTCGCCGACGTGGTCAACAGCCGTTCCATCGCCCTCTACCGCGAGCTGGCCGGCGGTCTCACCTGCGCCAACCAGCTCCACGGTTCGGCCAACGCCATCGGCGGACAGAACGCCGTCATCAAGCTGCGCTGGGGGGAGCCGCCGCAAGGCTTGCTCTTCGCCGACGCGCCGCAGGGGATCAAGTTCGCCTTGGGCGAGAATCCGAAGCGCGCCAACTGGTCGACGGCGACCGATCGTTATCCCAAGACGCGCATGGGGGTGGAGCAGGTCATCCGCGAGCGTTTCCTGGCGGCGCTGGATTACGAGCGCGCCTGGCAGGAGTACGAGGCGAACAAGAGCCGGAAGGGCGTGGTGCCGCCGCGCCGCGACCTGCAGCTCGATGCCCTCGTCGAGATCCTGCGCGGCCGCCGTCTGGTGCACGCCCACTCCTACCGGCAAGACGAGATCCTGATGCTGCTCCGCCTAGCGGAGGAGTTCGGCTTCCGCGTCGCCACCTTCCAGCACGTGCTCGAGGGCTACAAAGTGGCCGACGAGCTGGCTCTCGCCGGTTCCGGTGCCTCTTCCTTCAGCGATTGGTGGGCCTACAAGTTCGAGGTCTACGATGCCATCCCCTACAACGGCTCTCTCATGGCCGAACGCGGCGTGGTGGTGTCCTTCAACTCCGACAGCTCCGAGCTGGCGCGCCGCTTGAACTGGGAGGCGGCGAAGGCCGTGAAGTACGGGGGGACGTCCGAAGCGGACGCGCTCGGCTTCGTCACCGTGAATCCGGCGAAGCAGCTTGGGGTCGACGCCCGCGTCGGTTCCCTCGAGGTGGGGAAGGACGCCGATTTCGTCCTCTGGAACGGCAATCCGCTCTCCACCTACTCGCTCTGCGAGCAGACCTGGATCGACGGCCGGCGCTACTTCGACCGCGCCCGGGATCTGCAGGCCCGGGAAGCGATGCTGCAGGAGCGTGAAACCCTGCTCACCAAGGCCGAAGCAGCGCGGAAGAAGGACGAAGCCAAGGGCAAGGGTGACTGGAGACCTTCCTACCTGGAATCCCAGGAGCACGACCATTCTTGTGCCGCCGAGGAGGTGCGACCATGA
- a CDS encoding amidohydrolase family protein has protein sequence MKRAFLSGLSVAALLAASAVPLPAADLVLLGATVHPVSGPEIPDCTLIVEGTTITALGRGLAAPPGAPVLDVAGLHVYPALLDANTVLGLVEVSSVPGTVDISEMGDINPNVRAEVAINPESEILPVTMANGILSAMIAPRGGTIAGTAAVIRLSGWTWEDMTIASPVGLVINWPDMRVQRGPNARPEEEQIEQRDGRLRELRAAFADARAYVQAVGAEGTRGIPVHDRDPRWEAMRPVLDGKIPVLVAADDILQIRAALKFTEEEKLRLVLLANGDVWRVAPELAARHIPVILGPTHELPSRRWEPYDEPFTVAKKLHEAGVRFCFSYGASAFSAAHARNLPYQAAMAAAYGLPKEEALRGVTQYAAEILGVSDRLGTLEPGKEATFIVTDGDPLEIRTQVKRAFMAGREIDLHTRHTRLYEKYHARPRPAANLEPAAAQR, from the coding sequence ATGAAGAGAGCCTTCCTCTCAGGTCTTTCCGTGGCTGCGCTACTCGCCGCCTCGGCGGTTCCTCTTCCCGCCGCCGATCTCGTTCTGCTCGGCGCCACCGTGCATCCGGTGAGCGGGCCCGAGATCCCCGACTGCACTCTCATCGTAGAGGGGACGACGATCACCGCCCTCGGCCGCGGCCTGGCGGCGCCGCCCGGCGCCCCCGTCCTGGACGTGGCCGGCCTGCACGTCTACCCGGCCCTCCTCGATGCCAACACCGTCCTCGGTCTGGTCGAGGTGAGCAGCGTTCCCGGTACGGTGGACATCAGCGAGATGGGGGACATCAATCCCAACGTGCGCGCCGAGGTGGCCATCAATCCGGAGTCGGAGATCCTGCCTGTCACCATGGCGAACGGCATCCTGAGCGCGATGATCGCGCCGCGAGGCGGCACCATCGCCGGCACGGCGGCGGTCATCCGGCTCTCGGGCTGGACGTGGGAGGACATGACCATCGCTTCGCCCGTGGGGCTCGTGATCAACTGGCCCGACATGCGCGTGCAGCGAGGACCCAACGCGCGCCCGGAGGAAGAGCAGATCGAGCAGCGCGACGGGCGCCTGCGGGAGCTGCGCGCCGCCTTCGCCGACGCCCGAGCTTACGTGCAGGCGGTGGGCGCCGAGGGCACCCGGGGGATTCCGGTGCACGACCGGGACCCGCGCTGGGAAGCCATGCGGCCCGTGCTGGACGGGAAGATCCCGGTGCTGGTGGCAGCGGACGACATCCTGCAGATCCGCGCCGCTCTCAAATTCACCGAAGAGGAGAAGCTGCGCCTGGTGCTGCTGGCGAATGGCGATGTCTGGCGTGTGGCACCCGAGCTCGCGGCGCGGCACATTCCGGTCATCCTCGGGCCGACGCACGAGCTGCCGTCGCGCCGCTGGGAGCCCTACGACGAACCCTTCACCGTCGCCAAGAAACTGCACGAGGCGGGGGTGCGCTTCTGCTTCTCCTACGGCGCCAGCGCCTTCAGCGCCGCCCACGCCCGCAACTTGCCCTATCAAGCGGCGATGGCAGCGGCCTACGGCCTGCCCAAGGAAGAAGCGTTGCGAGGCGTGACGCAGTACGCCGCCGAGATCCTCGGCGTCTCCGATCGACTGGGGACGCTGGAGCCAGGGAAAGAAGCCACCTTCATCGTCACCGACGGCGACCCCCTGGAGATCCGCACCCAGGTGAAGCGAGCCTTCATGGCTGGTCGCGAGATCGATCTGCACACGCGGCACACGCGCTTGTACGAGAAGTACCACGCCCGGCCGCGCCCGGCGGCGAACCTGGAGCCCGCCGCGGCGCAGCGCTGA
- a CDS encoding quinone oxidoreductase, which produces MRAIRVKTHGGPEVLQLEEIPAPTPAPGQVLVRIECAGVNFIDIYHRSGAYGGEVPFTAGVEAAGVVTAVGDGVAAVQPEQRVAYCMERGAYAEYAVVPVAKLVPLPADIDAATAATALLQGLTAHFLSHSTFALGPEHTAVVHAAAGGVGGLLVQMAKLRGSRVLATVSSPGKAALAIATGADRVVQYEHDDFVAAVRDFTGGRGADVVYDAVGRATFERSLQCLCRRGLLVLYGQASGAVPPVDPQTLNVMGSLFLTRPTLAHHMDEAERRGRVTDLFGWIRSGALQLRLDARFRLEAAAEAHRRLESRASMGKILLEI; this is translated from the coding sequence ATGCGAGCCATCCGCGTCAAGACCCATGGCGGGCCCGAAGTTCTCCAGCTCGAAGAGATCCCGGCGCCCACTCCCGCACCGGGACAGGTCCTCGTCCGCATCGAATGCGCCGGGGTCAACTTCATCGACATCTACCATCGATCCGGTGCCTACGGCGGCGAAGTTCCCTTCACGGCGGGTGTGGAGGCCGCGGGCGTGGTGACCGCCGTGGGCGACGGCGTCGCAGCCGTGCAACCGGAGCAACGGGTGGCCTACTGCATGGAGCGCGGCGCCTACGCCGAGTACGCCGTCGTCCCGGTGGCGAAGCTGGTACCGCTGCCCGCGGACATCGACGCCGCCACCGCGGCCACCGCCCTGTTGCAGGGACTGACGGCGCACTTCCTCTCCCACTCCACCTTCGCGCTCGGCCCGGAGCACACGGCGGTGGTGCATGCCGCTGCCGGGGGTGTCGGTGGACTGCTGGTGCAGATGGCGAAGCTGCGTGGCTCTCGCGTCCTCGCCACCGTGTCGAGTCCCGGGAAAGCCGCGCTCGCCATCGCCACCGGGGCCGACCGGGTGGTGCAGTACGAGCACGACGACTTCGTCGCTGCCGTGCGTGACTTCACCGGCGGGAGAGGCGCGGATGTCGTCTACGATGCGGTCGGCCGCGCCACCTTCGAGCGCAGCCTCCAGTGTCTCTGCCGTCGCGGCCTGCTGGTCTTGTACGGACAAGCGAGCGGCGCCGTGCCGCCCGTGGACCCGCAAACCCTCAACGTCATGGGTTCACTCTTCCTCACCCGACCCACCCTCGCCCATCACATGGACGAAGCGGAACGGCGCGGCCGCGTGACCGACCTCTTCGGCTGGATCCGGAGCGGCGCCCTGCAGTTGCGCCTCGACGCGCGCTTCCGCCTCGAGGCCGCCGCCGAGGCACATCGCCGGCTCGAGAGCCGGGCCTCGATGGGAAAAATCCTGCTGGAGATTTGA
- a CDS encoding ParB N-terminal domain-containing protein: MSALQHRPLLRLVPIGNIQFHEHPERHRTLRLLERIRKEKLLRNPPIVAPLDGQRYLLLDGANRVGSFQELGYTQCPVQVIDYGDPAVQLKGWHHMLLQGQPLDLTTAYRALPGVELRQVTQAEVGTLLELRRVFAVLVDAEARCWAFFPRLGGSGFSVGDWIHILEQVVAAYEGKTALERIKLAEYSRLPAIFDSLEHQLVLFPVLSKSELMELATRRILIPTGITRHLVPGRALAMNLGLAFLTELGSEAERSAHFARFLDQLEVEGRIRYYEEAVFILNE, from the coding sequence ATGTCCGCCCTGCAGCACCGGCCGCTCCTGCGGCTCGTGCCCATCGGGAACATCCAGTTCCACGAGCATCCGGAACGCCACCGGACCTTGCGGCTCCTCGAGCGCATCCGCAAGGAGAAGCTGCTCCGCAACCCGCCCATCGTGGCGCCCCTCGATGGACAGCGTTACCTCCTCCTCGATGGCGCCAATCGCGTCGGCAGTTTCCAAGAGCTGGGCTACACCCAGTGTCCGGTGCAGGTCATCGATTACGGCGATCCGGCGGTGCAACTCAAGGGCTGGCACCACATGCTGCTGCAGGGGCAGCCGCTGGATCTGACCACGGCGTACCGCGCCCTCCCCGGCGTCGAATTGCGGCAGGTGACGCAAGCGGAGGTCGGGACGTTGCTCGAGCTGCGCCGCGTCTTCGCCGTTCTCGTCGACGCCGAGGCGCGCTGCTGGGCTTTCTTCCCGCGTCTCGGCGGGAGCGGCTTCTCGGTGGGCGATTGGATTCACATCCTGGAGCAAGTGGTGGCGGCTTACGAGGGCAAGACGGCGCTCGAACGCATCAAGCTGGCGGAGTACTCGCGCCTGCCCGCCATCTTCGACAGCCTGGAGCACCAGCTCGTGCTCTTCCCCGTGCTCAGCAAGAGCGAACTGATGGAGCTCGCCACGCGGCGCATCCTCATCCCCACCGGGATCACGCGGCACCTGGTTCCTGGCCGCGCCCTCGCCATGAATCTCGGGCTCGCCTTCTTGACCGAGCTCGGGAGCGAGGCGGAGCGCAGCGCCCATTTCGCCCGCTTCCTCGACCAGCTCGAGGTGGAAGGGCGCATCCGCTACTACGAAGAAGCGGTCTTCATCCTCAACGAGTAG